GATGCGCAACTCGCATGGCTTTAAtcagaaaatatcaaatttgttatcgTCGCCTTAAGTCAGACGCTATACTCTTTGTAACGTACACAACTtgtgaatgaagaaaaatggatGGGTCcctttgtgttgtttttttttagcctTTTCCCTTACACAATAATTTCCCTAGCCCAATTTTGCTACTGTTGTTAACGCTCCATTAATTATAATCGAAAACAGAACTAATCTCAAGACGTACACATGCGTCACACATTCAGAAGTTTcattcgaaattcaatttcatcatTAACATTATTCCTCTCATCATATAGGgttttgtattattatgtTCGAAAGTGAGTATCGAAtcgttttatttatgattttggCGGCCTGAAAAGGGCCATTTTAATAAGCGCGTTGCTCTTGTTAACGCAGAATGATTAACCTCCGAAACCGTACAATGTACGTCCCTGTCGTTTCAAGCATAACGACATCCATGGCTGTTACGGTCTTACGTTTAGCATGTTCCGTGTAGGTGACTGCATCTCggataacattttccaaaactttCAGAACACCACGGGTTTCTTCATAGATCAAACCGGAAATACGTTTGACACCACACGACGGGCCAATCGACGAATGGCTGGCTTCGTAATACCTTGGATGTTATCACGCAAAACTTGTGCGATGACGCTTGGCGCCTCCTTTTCCCAAACCTTTACCACCTTTACCGCGTCcagtcattttcaattttattttttattcgaactGTGCAACACAACGACCAAGTCGATACTGAATGTTTTGCAAGCGGTACGCACTCATTTAATACACTTCTCCCCTCCACTTGCATTTTCCGTTTTCCGCTAAAATCTTCAATTTCCgcacaaatttcgatttttctcgattttctattTGCTGTCGacgaaattaaggaaaatcaaaaagaaaattttccgattccAGTCGACAAAGTTGGGAAAATGCAAACATTCCGTGCCATACAACGAGCTGTCAAAATGATATAAATAGAGGGAATGTGTTGCGCTCTCCTCATTCTGTTTCTGATCGTTGACGAAGCAAACAACAgcaaaagagagaaaaatggcTCGTACAAAGCAAACTGCACGTAAATCGACGGTGGCAAAGCACTCGTAAACAATTGGCCACCAAGGCTGCACGTAAAAGTGCACCAGCTACTGGTGAGTTAAGAAGCCACATCGTTATCGCCCTGGTACCGTTGCATTGCGAGAAATCCGTCGCTACCAAAAGAGCACCGAATTGTTGATTCGTAAATTGCCTTTCCAACGGCTCGTTCGTGAGATCGCTCAGATTTCAAGACCGATTTACGTTTCCAAAGTTCGGCTGTTATGGTTACAGGAGGCCAGCGAAGCCTATTTGTCGGTCTGTTCGAAGACACCAATTTGTGCGCAATCCACGCAACGAGTTACCATCATGCCAAAGGATATCAATTGGCCAGACGTATTCGTGGTGAACGTGCTTAAGATGTTACATAAGTGACACATCCCACAATCAAAATCGGTCCTTTTCAGGACCAACAAATTCATAACGAAAACGATACGTTCATTTTCCGTATAAACaataatacaaattacaaaccTTTCGAGTATAGGAGATGAGAATATTGGGCAGATTTTTCAACtgtcaaaaaatacaaatttcaatcGAACAATACCGTAGGCAGCAacagtacattttttgttgaggcatGTGGGAAGGTTGTATTTCGAAGCAGAGGATATccacagaaaatgtgaaaaattggtttttgttcttttttagttttgtttacGTAAATCAACAGAACTTGATTAGGATGTTCGATAGGCAGTGATCAGTCCTAAATTAGTTCAGCATGACCAGCttacataaaataataagATACATGGGAGCCTGTAGTGTACATAACATgttcaatttcgttaaaagtaGCTCGAAGAATCaacgaatcaacaaaaattctgattttatgGCGACGAGTCGTAGTGTCGCACTACTATAGTAGACGCGTTGTGTATTATTAATGGAAATGGATTGCACGTTTTCGTCAGCAATTTGGTAGCCTAATAAGGGCTGTGTTTTTCAATGCAATCGGATCATTGCAATTTTATAATTGGCGAAAATTCCGTGTTTTAAGGAATTACTTCTTTTTTGGTGCAGCTGCTTCTTGGTGCTGTTTCTTGGCTGGAGCTGCCTTCttgggttttggtgtttttggCTTTTTAGCGGCAGCTTTCGGTTTCGTTGACTTTTCCTTTGGGCTTTTGGTGCCTTCACGGAACCAGCCTTCTTTGCTGCTTTAGCTGGTGCTGCggctttcttcttcttttcagcACTTTTTGGCTGCAGGTTCTTCTTAGCTGGAGATGCAGCTTTCTTCGCTTTCGGTTTCTTTTGCACCGGTCGCTGCTTAGCTTTCTTGGGCTTGGCAGCAGCTTTCTTCGGTGCCGATTCGGACTTTGATTTTTGCAACAGTAGCAGAAAGTTTGAATGAACCAGAAGCACCTTGCCTTTGGTTTGGATCAATTTGCCACGGTAACGGCACTCTTCAGGTATTTCTTGATGAAAGGCGATAGTTTCTCGCATCGATCTTGTAATTGGCTGTGATGTACTTCTTGATTGCCTGCAACGATGAACCACCACGTTCTTTCAGGCTTTTGATAGCAGCATTAACCATATCGGCTGTTGGCGGATGGGTTGGCTTCACTCGTGGTTTCTTCGATGCAGGCAGAAGCAGTCTTGCTTTTCTTTGCAGCTGGAGATGAGGTAGCTGGGGGAGCAGCTTCGGTCACAGCAGTGTCGGCCattgtaaatgttttgtttttagatttcGGTTTGAAAGCGTTGAATGTTTGCGGTACACACGATTTGcgtatttttattcgaaaaatgcGGTGCAAATGTGGTACTGACAAAACATTAGTCCCTCACGGAAACAACATCATGCCTGTATAGCACGATACAAAACTTTGCACAAAGTAGTCCAACCGTACACGATTGTCcaaattgttaattattttgggGAAACCCGAGAGCCGTCCGGGATGTTGTGATGGATTCGTAATGTCGACACTCTAATCTTAATCGTGAGGTCATCCAATCGTCCAAGGTTATTCAATGTCGCATGGAAAACGAGTGCGTCGTGACAGACGTGCAATCGGAACTtcgaaagttaattttttaatgaagtcAAATTAATGATCAATCGGGGTCCAGCGATTGCCACAATGATTTTAGGCAGCAATGGAGTTACATGCATCGAAAGCAGTAACAAAATCCGTATGCATTTGGCTGtgtgtggaaaaatttgatggtTTTAAGGGGCACTGCAACCTCTACATTCTATGGCGCTGTCCGCACACTCTTtccaatttcgatttatttcgaTTCTTTTAATTTGGGCCCTCTGTGGCAGTTGGACCTTTAGCTAGTCTCGTTCTTCGTCAGATTCACTTTTTTACCACTTTCGATCCATGGAACAACTATTGATTCCGACATACAAAAGCACAAGCACACCAGACATTCACGAGCCAACATTTACGTGAggttttgttcgatgtttatTAGAGCTAACCTTTTCATCATCTAGACCTGTGAGTctgggaaatgttttttttttcctgactGGAATAATCAGTGAAATGACCACAAACAGTAATGGTATGGCATGAAATCCACGCCACTAACACATTGAATGCGAGTTACAACGCGTTCGAATTTCTTCTGCAGACATCATTGTTTACTAACCCATTGACTGATTGACGCAAACAACAGACCGTTATTTTAACTCGGTTGGTGatggacaaaaaattttatgttccaGAAAAGACAGTCAACGTTCGCCTTTAGGATCTTCCTTTAAAAGTGGAAAAAGTCGGTTTTCTTGACTGCCCCATATATGTCAACATCTGTACAGAAATAGCGACTGAAAGTGGACGGACCACACACAgctcaaatttatttctattaaCGAATTGTGGATGGGCGAcattgcattttgtttgtttgtcttcTACTTAATGATTGCTAGCAGATTTCATAAAGAGACTGTCTAAATCTAATCAAGCCTAAAGCTCAGCGACCACTCTCAATTATGTAGaacaatattaaaaatcatGGCCAAAGCCCAATTACAGTTAGACGGAGTAGAGCCACACCCAAAGTTTCGGAgtcggttttttttgtattattttcgaattgatttcaatgtttttcgtaaatgAAATGGTGGCTCTGAAAAGAGCCGTTTGTTTTGATGTCGGAGATTTCAAtgtgaaaccatttttttttttaaaccaatttACTTGGAGCTGGTGTATTTGGTGACGGCTTTTGTGCCTTCACTGACAGCGTGCTTGGCCAATTCACCAGGCAACAACAGACGAACAGCGGTTTGAATTTCCCGACTGGTGATGGTCGATCGTTTGTTGTAGTGAGCCAAACGGGATGCTTCGGCAGCAATGCGTTCGAAAATATCATTAACGAAACTGTTCATGATACTCATGGCTTTGCTCGAAATACCAGTGTCTGGATGCACTTGCTTCAACACTTTGTAGATGTAGATGGCATAAGATTCCTTACGCTtgcgtttcttcttcttgtcgCCTTTCGAAATGTTCTTTTGCGCCTTACCGGCCTTCTTGGCAGCTTTTCCGCTTGTCTTTGGTGGCATGTTTACTGAACGATACACTCAATGAAACTATATCAATACCGTCACATTCGTACCGCACTTTTATATTCACTTTTGTTCAACGAGATGGCTCCGCCCATTCATCCATATGGTTGAACGAACGTGCATATAAAGACAGTAGACGCGTACGTTCGGTATCATTCAGTCATTCAGTTTCGTGCTGTAaacaagtaaattaaaaaaccaatttgaaaaatgtctggcCGTGGTAAAGGTGGAAAAGTTAAGGGAAAGGCAAAGTCTCGTTCGAACCGTGCCGGATTACAGTTTCCAGTCGGTCGTATTCACCGATTGTTGCGTAAAGGCAACTATGCCGAACGTGTCGGTGCTGGTGCTCCAgtttatttggcagctgtgaTGGAATATTTGGCTGCTGAAGTATTGGAATTGGCTGGTAACGCAGCCCGTGACAACAAGAAGACCAGAATCATTCCACGTCACTTACAGTTGGCCATCCGCAACGACGAAGAATTGAACAAGTTGTTGTCGGGTGTAACCATTGCCCAAGGTGGTGTTCTGCCCAACATTCAGGCAGTTTTGTTGCCGAAAAAGACCGAAAAGAAGGCTTAAGTGCCCTGTATACTGGAAACATCTCGAGTATACCCGAAAAAACGCCCTTTTTAGGGCgaccaaaaatttaacgaaaaacaattgaatcatTCGATAGAATAATACGAGAAAAATAGAAGCTTTTCTGTTGGTGCTGCGTTCATTTTCAGCTGCAATTTTAAAGAACAAAGCGTTTTATGATGCGCAACTCGCATGGCTTTAAtcagaaaatatcaaatttgttatcgTCGCCTTAAGTCAGACGCTATACTCTTTGTAACGTACACAACTtgtgaatgaagaaaaatggatGGGTCcctttgttgttttttttttttagcctTTTCCCTTACACAATAATTTCCCTAGCCCAATTTTGCTACTGTTGTTAACGCTCCATTAATTATAATCGAAAACAGAACTAATCTCAAGACGTACACATGCGTCACACATTCAGAAGTTTcattcgaaattcaatttcatcatTAACATTATTCCTCTCATCATATAGGgttttgtattattatgtTCGAAAGTGAGTatcgaatcgtttttatttatgattttggCGGCCCTGAAAAGGGCCATTTTAATAAGCGCGTTGCTCTTGTTAACGCAGAATGATTTAACCTCCGAAACCGTACAATGTACGTCCCTGTCGTTTCAAGGCATAAACGACATCCATGGCTGTTACGGTCTTACGTTTAGCATGTTCCGTGTAGGTGACTGCATCTCGGATAACATTTTCCAAGAAAACTTTCAGAACACCACGGGTTTCTTCATAGATCAAACCGGAAATACGTTTGACACCACCACGACGGGCCAATCGACGAATGGCTGGCTTCGTAATACCTTGGATGTTATCACGCAAAACTTTGCGATGACGCTTGGCGCCTCCTTTTCCCAAACCTTTACCACCTTTACCGCGTCcagtcatttttcaattttatttttttattcgaactgTGCAACACAACGACCAAGTCGATACTGAATGTTTTGCAAGCGGTACGCACTCATTTATATACACTTCTCCCCTCCACTTGCATTTTCCGTTTTCCGGCTAAAATCTTCAATTTCCgcacaaatttcgatttttctcgattttctattTGCTGTCGacgaaattaaggaaaatcaaaaagaaaatttttcgattccAGTCGACAAAGTTGGGAAAATGCAAACATTCCGTGCCATACAACGAGCTGTCAAAATGATATAAATAGAGGGGAATGTGTTGCGCTCTCCTCATTCTGTTTCTGATCGTTGACAAGCAAACAACAgcaaaagagagaaaaatggcTCGTACAAAGCAAACTGCACGTAAATCGACCGGTGGCAAAGCACCTCGTAAACAATTGGCCACCAAGGCTGCACGTAAAAGTGCACCAGCTACTGGTGGAGTTAAGAAGCCACATCGTTATCGCCCTGGTACCGTTGCATTGCGAGAAATCCGTCGCTACCAAAAGAGCACCGAATTGTTGATTCGTAAATTGCCTTTCCAACGGCTCGTTCGTGAGATCGCTCAAGATTTCAAGACCGATTTACGTTTCCAAAGTTCGGCTGTTATGGCTCTACAGGAGGCCAGCGAAGCCTATTTGGTCGGTCTGTTCGAAGACACCAATTTGTGCGCAATCCACGCCAAGCGAGTTACCATCATGCCAAAGGATATCCAATTGGCCAGACGTATTCGTGGTGAACGTGCTTAAGATGTTACATAAGTGACGACATCCCACAATCAAAATCGGTCCTTTTCAGGACCAACAAATTCATAACGAAAAACGATACGTTCATTTTCCGTATAAACaataatacaaattacaaaccTTTCGAGTATAGGAGATGAGAATATTGGGCAGATTTTTCAACtgtcaaaaaatacaaatttcaatcGAACAATACCGTAGGCAGCAacagtacattttttgttgaggcatGTGGGAAGGTTGTATTTCGAAGCAGAGGATATcccacagaaaatgtgaaaaattggtttttgttcttttttagttttgttacgTAAATCAACAGAACTTGATTAGGATGTTCGATAGGCAGTGATCAGTCCTAAATTAGTTCAGCATGACCAGCttacataaaataataagATACATGGGAGCCTGTAGTGTACATCAACATgttcaatttcgttaaaagtaGCTCGAAGAATCaacgaatcaacaaaaaattctgattttatgGCGACGAGTCGTAGTGTCGCACTACTATAGTAGACGCGTTGTGTATTATTAATGGAAATGGATTGCACGTTTTCGTCAGCAATTTGGTAGCCCTAATAAGGGCTGTGTTTTTCAATGCAATCGGATCATTGCAATTTATAATTGGCGAAAATTCCCGTGTTTTAAggaatttacttcttttttggTGCAGCTGCCTTCTTTGGTGCTGCTTTCTTGGCTGGAGCTGCCTTCttgggttttggtgtttttggCTTTTTAGCGGCAGCTTTCGGTTTCGTTGACTTTTCCTTTGGGGCTTTTGGTGCCTTCACGGAACCAGCCTTCTTTGCTGCTTTAGCTGGTGCTGCggctttcttcttcttttcagcACTTTTGGCTGCAGGCTTCTTCTTAGCTGGAGATGCAGCTTTCTTCGCTTTCGGTTTCTTTTCACCGGTCGCTGCCTTAGCTTTCTTGGGCTTGGCAGCAGCTTTCTTCGGTGCCGATTCGGACTTTGATTTTGCAACAGTAGCAGAAAGTTTGAATGAACCAGAAGCACCCTTGCCTTTGGTTTGGATCAATTTGCCACCGGTAACGGCACTCTTCAGGTATTTCTTGATGAAAGGCGATAGTTTCTCGGCATCGATCTTGTAATTGGCTGTGATGTACTTCTTGATTGCCTGCAACGATGAACCACCACGTTCTTTCAGGCTTTTGATAGCAGCATTAACCATATCGGCTGTTGGCGGATGGGTTGGCTTCACTCGTGGTTTCTTCGATGCAGCAGAAGCAGTCTTGCTTTTCTTTGCAGCTGGAGATGAGGTAGCTGGGGGAGCAGCTTCGGTCACAGCAGTGTCGGCCattgtaaatgttttgtttttagatttcGGTTTGAAAGCGTTGAATGTTTGCGGTACACACGATTTGcgtatttttattcgaaaaatgcGGTGCAAATGTGGTACTGACAAAACATTAGTCCCTCACGGAAACAACATCATGCCTGTATAGCACGATACAAAACTTTGCACAAAGTAGTCCAACCGTACACGATTGTCcaaattgttaattattttgggGAAACCCGAGAGCCGTCCGGGATGTTGTGATGGATTCGTAATGTCGACACTCTAATCTTAATCGTGAGGTCATCCAATCGTCCAAGGTTATTCAATGTCGCATGGAAAACGAGTGCGTCGTGACAGACGTGCAATCGGAACTtcgaaagttaattttttaatgaagtcAAATTAATGATCAATCGGGGTCCAGCGATTGCCCACAATGATTTTAGGCAGCAATGGAGTTACATGCATCGAAAGCAGTAACAAAATCCGTATGCATTTGGCTGtgtgtggaaaaatttgatggtTTTAAGGGGCACTGCAACCTCTACATTCTATGGCGCTGTCCGCACACTCTTtccaatttcgatttatttcgaTTCTTTTAATTTGGGCCCTCTGTGGCAGTTGGACCTTTAGCTAGTCCTCGTTCTTCGTCAGATTCACTTTTTTACCACTTTCGATCCATGGAACAACTATTGATTCCGACATACAAAAGCACAAGCACACCAGACATTCACGAGCCAACATTTACGTGAggttttgttcgatgtttatTAGAGCTAACCTTTTCATCATCTAGACCTGTGAGTctgggaaatgtttttttttcctgactGGAATAATCAGTGAAATGACCACAAACAGTAATGGTATGGCATGAAATCCACGCCACTAACACATTGAATGCGAGTTACAACGCGTTCGAATTTCTTCTGCAGACATCATTGTTTACTAACCCATTGACTGATTGACGCAAACAACAGACCGTTATTTTAACTCGGTTGGTGatggacaaaaaattttatgttccaGAAAAGACAGTCAACGTTCGCCTTTAGGATCTTCCTTTAAAAGTGGAAAAAGTCGGTTTTCTTGACTGCCCCATATATGTCAACATCTGTACAGAAATAGCGACTGAAAGTGGACGGACCACACACAgctcaaatttatttctattaaCGAATTGTGGATGGGCGAcattgcattttgtttgtttgtcttcTACTTAATGATTGCTAGCAGATTTCATAAAGAGACTGTCTAAATCTAATCAAGCCTAAAGCTCAGCGACCACTCTCAATTATTTAGaacaatattaaaaatcatGGCCAAAGCCCAATTACAGTTAGACGGAGTAGAGCCACACCCAAAGTTTCGGAgtcggttttttttgtattattttcgaattgatttcaaatgtttttcgtaaatgAAATGGTGGCTCTGAAAAGAGCCGTTTGTTTTGATGTCGGAGATTTCAAtgtgaaaccattttttttaaaaccaatttactTGGAGCTGGTGTATTTGGTGACGGCTTTTGTGCCTTCACTGACAGCGTGCTTGGCCAATTCACCAGGCAACAACAGACGAACAGCGGTTTGAATTTCCCGACTGGTGATGGTCGATCGTTTGTTGTAGTGAGCCAAACGGGATGCTTCGGCAGCAATGCGTTCGAAAATATCATTAACGAAACTGTTCATGATACTCATGGCTTTGCTCGAAATACCAGTGTCTGGATGCACTTGCTTCAACACTTTGTAGATGTAGATGGCATAAGATTCCTTACGCTtgcgtttcttcttcttgtcgCCTTTCGAAATGTTCTTTTGCGCCTTACCGGCCTTCTTGGCAGCTTTTCCGCTTGTCTTTGGTGGCATGTTTACTGAACGATACACTCAATGAAACTATATCAATACCGTCACATTCGTACCGCACTTTTATATTCACTTTTGTTCAACGAGATGGCTCCGCCCATTCATCCATATGGTTGAACGAACGTGCATATAAAGACAGTAGACGCGTACGTTCGGTATCATTCAGTCATTCAGTTTCGTGCTGTAaacaagtaaattaaaaaaccaatttgaaaaatgtctggcCGTGGTAAAGGTGGAAAAGTTAAGGGAAAGGCAAAGTCTCGTTCGAACCGTGCCGGATTACAGTTTCCAGTCGGTCGTATTCACCGATTGTTGCGTAAAGGCAACTATGCCGAACGTGTCGGTGCTGGTGCTCCAgtttatttggcagctgtgaTGGAATATTTGGCTGCTGAAGTATTGGAATTGGCTGGTAACGCAGCCCGTGACAACAAGAAGACCAGAATCATTCCACGTCACTTACAGTTGGCCATCCGCAACGACGAAGAATTGAACAAGTTGTTGTCGGGTGTAACCATTGCCCAAGGTGGTGTTCTGCCCAACATTCAGGCAGTTTTGTTGCCGAAAAAGACCGAAAAGAAGGCTTAAGTGCCCTGTATACTGGAAACATCTCGAGTATACCCGAAAAAACGCCCTTTTAAGGGCgaccaaaaatttaacgaaaaacaattgaatcatTCGATAGAATAATACGAGAAAAATAGAAGCTTTTCTGTTGGTGCTGCGTTCATTTTCAGCTGCAATTTTAAAGAACAAAGCGTTTTATGATGCGCAACTCGCATGGCTTTAAtcagaaaatatcaaatttgttatcgTCGCCTTAAGTCAGACGCTATACTCTTTGTAACGTACACAACTtgtgaatgaagaaaaatggatGGGTCcctttgtgttgtttttttttagcctTTTCCCTTACACAATAATTTCCCTAGCCCAATTTTGCTACTGTTGTTAACGCTCCATTAATTATAATCGAAAACAGAACTAATCTCAAGACGTACACATGCGTCACACATTCAGAAGTTTcattcgaaattcaatttcatcatTAACATTATTCCTCTCATCATATAGGgttttgtattattatgtTCGAAAGTGAGTatcgaatcgtttttatttatgattttggCGGCCCTGAAAAGGGCCATTTTAATAAGCGCGTTGCTCTTGTTAACGCAGAATGATTTAACCTCCGAAACCGTACAATGTACGTCCCTGTCGTTTCAAGGCATAAACGACATCCATGGCTGTTACGGTCTTACGTTTAGCATGTTCCGTGTAGGTGACTGCATCTCGGATAACATTTTCCAAGAAAACTTTCAGAACACCACGGGTTTCTTCATAGATCAAACCGGAAATACGTTTGACACCACCACGACGGGCCAATCGACGAATGGCTGGCTTCGTAATACCTTGGATGTTATCACGCAAAACTTTGCGATGACGCTTGGCGCCTCCTTTTCCCAAACCTTTACCACCTTTACCGCGTCcagtcatttttcaattttatttttttattcgaactgTGCAACACAACGACCAAGTCGATACTGAATGTTTTGCAAGCGGTACGCACTCATTTATATACACTTCTCCCCTCCACTTGCATTTTCCGTTTTCCGGCTAAAATCTTCAATTTCCgcacaaatttcgatttttctcgattttctattTGCTGTCGacgaaattaaggaaaatcaaaaagaaaattttccgattccAGTCGACAAAGTTGGGAAAATGCAAACATTCCGTGCCATACAACGAGCTGTCAAAATGATATAAATAGAGGGGAATGTGTTGCGCTCTACTCATTCTGTTTCTGATCGTTGACAAGCAAACAACAgcaaaagagagaaaaatggcTCGTACAAAGCAAACTGCACGTAAATCGACCGGTGGCAAAGCACCTCGTAAACAATTGGCCACCAAGGCTGCACGTAAAAGTGCACCAGCTACTGGTGGAGTTAAGAAGCCACATCGTTATCGCCCTGGTACCGTTGCATTGCGAGAAATCCGTCGCTACCAAAAGAGCACCGAATTGTTGATTCGTAAATTGCCTTTCCAACGGCTCGTTCGTGAGATCGCTCAAGATTTTAAGACCGATTTACGTTTCCAAAGTTCGGCTGTTATGGCTCTACAGGAGGCCAGCGAAGCCTATTTGGTCGGTCTGTTCGAAGACACCAATTTGTGCGCAATCCACGCCAAGCGAGTTACCATCATGCCAAAGGATATCCAATTGGCCAGACGTATTCGTGGTGAACGTGCTTAAGATGTTACATAAGTGACGACATCCCACAATCAAAATCGGTCCTTTTCAGGACCAACAAATTCATAACGAAAAACGATACGTTCATTTTCCGTATAAACaataatacaaattacaaaccTTTCGAGTATAGGAGATGAGAATATTGGGCAGATTTTTCAACTGTCAAAATACGAATTTCCATCTATATGACCATATAGTtaggaaaacgtttttcttctttaatcAGGAAATTAGCCGAACATTTTAATTATGTGATGTTTGATAGGTAGACCTCGAAATTGACGACATCCAACAAATGCGTAACGAAAATAGTTTATCTGCAGGCAGCTGCATTGATAGTATATGTAGTAATTTAGGACATTTAGTAGTAATTCCGATTTCATTTGTTCGAATAAAGTTTTTGTAGGAAATGGAAATCTAATGGCCCTACGAGCCCAGTACGAGCATTGGTATGGAAATACGATACAGTATATAGTAGATCACCAAAACAAAGGTTTTTTTACGGTTTCTCAATGTATTTCGCTTTACTGCAAAGAATTTTGTTCGGGAATAATTCACGTACATTTGGGAGTTTTCATATTGGAAATTTCTCCACTTAACTTCCGATTACTTCTAATTTTTTACCGAAGTTTCTCGTCCCAGTGAgctaaaattgatttaatttatgttaTGTCGATAGttcttcatgaaaatatttt
This Bradysia coprophila strain Holo2 unplaced genomic scaffold, BU_Bcop_v1 contig_219, whole genome shotgun sequence DNA region includes the following protein-coding sequences:
- the LOC119075516 gene encoding histone H2B-like is translated as MPPKTSGKAAKKAGKAQKNISKGDKKKKRKRKESYAIYIYKVLKQVHPDTGISSKAMSIMNSFVNDIFERIAAEASRLAHYNKRSTITSREIQTAVRLLLPGELAKHAVSEGTKAVTKYTSSK
- the LOC119075511 gene encoding histone H3, which translates into the protein MARTKQTARKSTGGKAPRKQLATKAARKSAPATGGVKKPHRYRPGTVALREIRRYQKSTELLIRKLPFQRLVREIAQDFKTDLRFQSSAVMALQEASEAYLVGLFEDTNLCAIHAKRVTIMPKDIQLARRIRGERA
- the LOC119075519 gene encoding histone H4; the encoded protein is MTGRGKGGKGLGKGGAKRHRKVLRDNIQGITKPAIRRLARRGGVKRISGLIYEETRGVLKVFLENVIRDAVTYTEHAKRKTVTAMDVVYALKRQGRTLYGFGG
- the LOC119075510 gene encoding histone H3, producing the protein MARTKQTARKSTGGKAPRKQLATKAARKSAPATGGVKKPHRYRPGTVALREIRRYQKSTELLIRKLPFQRLVREIAQDFKTDLRFQSSAVMALQEASEAYLVGLFEDTNLCAIHAKRVTIMPKDIQLARRIRGERA
- the LOC119075509 gene encoding histone H1-like gives rise to the protein MADTAVTEAAPPATSSPAAKKSKTASAASKKPRVKPTHPPTADMVNAAIKSLKERGGSSLQAIKKYITANYKIDAEKLSPFIKKYLKSAVTGGKLIQTKGKGASGSFKLSATVAKSKSESAPKKAAAKPKKAKAATGEKKPKAKKAASPAKKKPAAKSAEKKKKAAAPAKAAKKAGSVKAPKAPKEKSTKPKAAAKKPKTPKPKKAAPAKKAAPKKAAAPKKK
- the LOC119075515 gene encoding histone H2B-like, which produces MPPKTSGKAAKKAGKAQKNISKGDKKKKRKRKESYAIYIYKVLKQVHPDTGISSKAMSIMNSFVNDIFERIAAEASRLAHYNKRSTITSREIQTAVRLLLPGELAKHAVSEGTKAVTKYTSSK
- the LOC119075513 gene encoding histone H2A, whose product is MSGRGKGGKVKGKAKSRSNRAGLQFPVGRIHRLLRKGNYAERVGAGAPVYLAAVMEYLAAEVLELAGNAARDNKKTRIIPRHLQLAIRNDEELNKLLSGVTIAQGGVLPNIQAVLLPKKTEKKA
- the LOC119075501 gene encoding histone H1-like — translated: MADTAVTEAAPPATSSPAAKKSKTASACIEETTSEANPSANSRYEIPEECRYRGKLIQTKGKVLLVHSNFLLLLQKSKSESAPKKAAAKPKKAKQRPVQKKPKAKKAASPAKKNLQPKSAEKKKKAAAPAKAAKKAGSVKKAAPAKKQHQEAAAPKKK